One segment of Brassica napus cultivar Da-Ae chromosome C3, Da-Ae, whole genome shotgun sequence DNA contains the following:
- the LOC106390070 gene encoding protein SMAX1-LIKE 4-like isoform X1, translating to MRTGAYTVHQTLTPEAASVLKQSLTLARRRGHSQVTPLHVASTLLTSTRSNLFRRACLKSHPLTALGRQMAHPSLHCRALELCFNVALNRLPTNPNPLFQTQPSLSNALVAALKRAQAHQRRGCVEQQQSQQNQPFLAVKVELEQLVVSILDDPSVSRVMREAGLSSVSVKGNIDDDSSVVSPVFYGSSSSVGVFSSPCSPTSSENNQGGGTLSPNPSKIWHGHLTNHHSFEQNPFFHFPKGKTFAPDHVREDANPVIEVLLGKKNNKKRNTVIVGDSVSLTEGVVAKLMGRIERGEVPDDLKQTHFIKFQFSQVGLNFMNKEDIEGQVRELKRKVDSFTSWSSKGVIVCLGDLNWAVWSGQNSASSSQYSAADHLVEEIGRLVYEYSNSGAKVWLLGTASYQTYMRCQMKQPPLDVQWALQAVSIPSGELSLTLHASSGHSSEMAPQVMEMKPFRVKEEGSGQEEEDDKLNFCGECAFNYEKEAKAFISAQHKILPPWLQPHGDNNNINQKFQDELSGLRKKWNRFCQALHHMKPGMTTQRFGWRAEESSSAFVDSSGVKQNSRASSSVAKFRRQNSCTIEFSFGTNNQEGLKKNLTDELSLDGFKISNDEGVEAKITLALGHSPFPSDDEEEPERSTTMRGLSEKLQENIPWQRGVLPSVVEAMEEFVKRSTRRDTWMLLSGNDVSAKRRLALTVTTSLFGSVDNMLKINLKTSKASEAYEELEKALKNGEKVVVLIEGVDLADDRFMELLVDRVEAGKSGDLDDSQGKKSHMIFLLTREDDECEDNEHVVIPMVLKCKKLSSGLVNNKRKPESDAVSTMVKMKYPRIQEEEDVACDISNIKKEFSRQLSFGSNALDLNLRVDAAEQEEEAAAKSATQERFLDSIKNRFDFTVLSNEDITKFFVTKIKDSCEEILGQHEERFGFTVEPELIEKFYRGCGFFANGLFEEWVKDVFQTGLVTVKNGGKEGISVINLCLRGIDMIDQGEVYEEEGFMGTCLPNRIQVFFVD from the exons ATGCGTACAGGGGCTTATACCGTGCACCAGACACTAACACCAGAGGCTGCTTCAGTTTTGAAGCAATCTCTAACCTTAGCAAGAAGGAGAGGCCATTCTCAGGTCACTCCACTTCACGTAGCTTCAACGCTTTTAACTTCAACAAGATCGAATCTTTTCCGACGGGCATGTCTAAAGTCTCATCCTTTGACAGCCCTCGGCCGACAAATGGCTCACCCTTCTCTCCATTGCCGAGCCCTCGAGCTCTGTTTCAACGTTGCTCTCAACAGGCTTCCCACGAATCCAAACCCTCTGTTTCAGACCCAGCCTTCGCTCTCCAACGCTTTGGTCGCGGCTCTGAAGAGAGCACAGGCGCATCAGAGGAGAGGGTGCGTGGAGCAGCAGCAGAGCCAGCAGAACCAACCTTTCTTGGCGGTTAAGGTTGAACTCGAGCAGCTCGTCGTGTCGATTCTTGATGATCCTAGTGTGAGCAGAGTGATGAGAGAAGCTGGACTCTCTAGCGTCTCGGTGAAGGGTAACATAGATGATGACTCCTCTGTTGTCTCCCCTGTTTTCTATggatcttcttcctctgttggTGTCTTCTCTTCTCCATGCTCTCCTACTTCTAGTGAAAACAATCAAGGAGGAGGGACTCTAAGCCCTAACCCTAGTAAGATATGGCATGGTCACTTGACCAATCATCACTCTTTTGAGCAGAACCCTTTCTTCCACTTCCCTAAAGGCAAAACATTTGCTCCAGATCATGTGAGAGAAGACGCAAACCCGGTCATTGAAGTGCTTCTTGGGAAGAAAAACAACAAGAAGAGGAACACCGTCATAGTTGGAGACTCTGTCTCTCTAACAGAAGGAGTGGTTGCAAAGCTCATGGGAAGAATAGAGAGAGGAGAAGTTCCAGATGATTTAAAGCAAACTCACTTCATCAAGTTTCAGTTCTCACAAGTTGGGTTGAACTTCATGAACAAGGAGGATATAGAGGGACAAGTGAGGGAGCTGAAGAGGAAAGTTGATTCATTCACATCTTGGAGTAGCAAAGGTGTGATTGTTTGTCTTGGGGATCTGAATTGGGCAGTGTGGAGCGGCCAAAACAGCGCATCATCATCGCAGTACAGCGCGGCGGATCATCTAGTGGAGGAGATAGGGAGATTGGTTTATGAGTATAGCAACTCAGGAGCTAAAGTTTGGCTCTTGGGAACAGCTTCTTACCAAACATACATGAGGTGTCAAATGAAGCAGCCACCACTTGATGTTCAATGGGCTCTTCAAGCTGTTTCAATTCCTTCAGGAGAACTTTCACTAACTCTCCATGCTTCCAG TGGTCACAGTTCTGAGATGGCTCCTCAAGTGATGGAGATGAAGCCTTTTAGAGTTAAGGAAGAAGGATCaggacaagaagaggaagatgataAACTAAACTTTTGTGGAGAATGTGCTTTTAACTATGAGAAAGAAGCAAAAGCATTTATATCAGCTCAGCACAAAATATTACCACCTTGGCTACAACCTCATGGAGACAACAACAACATTAACCAAAAG TTTCAGGATGAATTGAGTGGACTGAGGAAGAAATGGAACCGGTTTTGTCAAGCTCTTCACCACATGAAACCCGGTATGACTACTCAAAGATTTGGCTGGAGAGCGGAAGAGAGCAGCTCTGCTTTTGTGGACTCGTCAGGTGTAAAACAAAACTCACGTGCATCTAGCTCGGTGGCCAAGTTCAGACGGCAGAACTCGTGTACTATTGAGTTTAGTTTCGGAACTAACAATCAAGAAGGTCTAAAGAAGAATCTAACCGATGAGTTGAGTTTGGATGGATTCAAGATTAGCAATGATGAAGGTGTGGAAGCCAAGATTACTCTTGCACTTGGTCATTCTCCATTTCCatctgatgatgaagaagaaccaGAGAGATCCACTACAATGAGGGGGTTATCAGAAAAGCTTCAAGAGAACATTCCATGGCAAAGGGGAGTTCTTCCTTCAGTCGTTGAAGCCATGGAAGAGTTTGTAAAGAGGAGTACGAGGAGAGATACTTGGATGCTGCTTTCGGGGAACGATGTTTCTGCGAAAAGAAGATTGGCTCTCACAGTCACAACTTCCCTTTTCGGGTCAGTCGATAACATGTTGAAGATTAACCTGAAAACATCCAAGGCAAGTGAAGCATACGAGGAGCTCGAAAAGGcgttgaaaaacggagaaaagGTTGTCGTTTTGATAGAGGGAGTTGATTTAGCCGACGACCGGTTCATGGAGCTCCTTGTAGATAGAGTTGAGGCTGGAAAGTCCGGAGATTTGGATGATTCTCAAGGGAAGAAGAGCCACATGATCTTCCTTTTGACGAGAGAAGACGATGAATGTGAAGACAACGAACATGTTGTCATACCAATGGTGCTGAAGTGTAAGAAATTGAGTTCCGGTTTGGTAAACAACAAGAGAAAACCGGAATCTGACGCTGTGTCGACGATGGTTAAGATGAAGTATCCGAGAATCCAAGAAGAGGAGGATGTGGCTTGCGACATAAGCAACATCAAGAAAGAGTTCTCAAGGCAGTTGAGTTTCGGATCAAATGCTCTTGACCTTAACTTAAGAGTCGACGCCGCAGAGCAAGAAGAGGAAGCAGCAGCGAAATCAGCCACTCAAGAACGTTTTCTTGATTCGATCAAGAACCGGTTTGATTTCACTGTTTTGTCCAACGAAGATATAACCAAGTTTTTCGTGACGAAGATCAAAGATTCTTGTGAAGAGATCCTCGGGCAACATGAAGAGAGATTCGGGTTTACCGTCGAACCCGAACTGATCGAGAAGTTCTACAGAGGGTGTGGGTTTTTTGCTAACGGTTTGTTTGAAGAGTGGGTGAAAGATGTTTTTCAAACGGGTCTAGTAACGGTCAAAAACGGCGGGAAGGAGGGCATAAGTGTAATTAACCTATGTTTGAGGGGTATAGATATGATTGACCAAGGGGAGGTATACGAGGAGGAAGGATTCATGGGCACATGTCTACCCAACAGAATCCAAGTTTTCTTTGTTGATTAG